CTCCTCGTCTAGCTCGTCCAAATCTACTGATTCGGTGTCTGTTTCCGGATTTGCACCACCCAGTGCCGTCTGTATTGCTTGCCGCATGGTATCCGAAATGttttcctcttcctcttcATCTCCCATTagctcatcgtcatcatcttcctcctcctcctccacctcgTTGTTATCTACCACTTTCTTGTTGTCGTCATTACATGCTGCATCACTTTCCTCACCACTTTCCGATGCCGAATCCTTTTCCTCCTCGATCACTTCCTCCGTAtcgctttcattttcatccTCACCATTCATCGTCAGTGGATTCGATTTGTCCTTCAGGTTGATAACCGATAGGATCTGATTTAACGCTGGTAATGTTATTTCGCCCGAAAGATGCGGAAACAGATGACCAATTACTTTGCGTAACAAGTGCGAGTTCTGGGAAAGTAGATTCAAGAACagatccaccaccacctcgaTCCATTCCGGTTCGGCCGGTTCTAGTTCGATGGTCGTATGCTGAACCGACTTCCTTTTCTTGCTGTTCTCTCCCTTGGCTTCGCCATTACTCTTTTGAcgttgtttcattttctcatCGATGCGCTTCATCACACACTCCAGCTCGTTGATTGAACTGCAGGCCACTTCCGGATCATTGAACAGATGCAATCCCATGTGCATCAACAGAATGTGGAACACTATCTCGCACTGTGTGTCACCACCGCGAGTGGACGAtggttttttgctttgcaacTTGTTGGACGGTTCGCTCGCAACGGTGGCAAACATCTTATGCCAACAATTCATCTGCTCGTCGGTTAGTGGACTCCGCAACGACTTGATACCATGCATGCGCAGCACATCGTCCATGTAGCGTACCGTAGCGAGTAAAAAGGCGCGTTCGTTCGATAGTTTCGTATGGTGGTGCTCGAGCGAATGGAAGAACATTCCACGCATCGTGGTGGCCAGCTCGGATGAAATGGCTTCATTGTGTTTGGCACCTTTCAACACGTTCACTCCATCTTTGGAGTAGAATACACCGAGGGTAAGGAAAAATCGTACCACATCCTGATGCCACGAGTCCGTAGGCTCTTTGTCGTTCGCAGTCGGCACTAACTGACGGAGGGAAAATATTCGCTGCAGGAATTGGGCCGCGTACGATCTTTCCCCATTCGTGCTAGTCGTCTCATCCAGCATGAATGCCTGCAGTTCACCTGCAATCGTGCGTAAGCTGTCGGTGGACAGCGTAATGAGCAGATTATGCAGTAGCTTACAATTGGCATACTTATCGATCATGATACTTCCCGGTGCATTCATCAACAGACGGAACGTTGCGAGCCGCACACTTTCGTCTGTTATCTTTGGGTAACAGGTGAGCAGCGCGTCGCACACTTCCTGATAGAGACCCCGTACATCTTCGCTGTGTGTGGATCGATTTTTAAGATTGTTTACGAGAAACTTTATAAACGTCGGGTGCAGTATCTCTGGCACGAGAGTATAATCTTCCAGCCGGCCAAAAATCGAGATCACCGTGCGCAGCACAATTATGTCGCGAAGTCGCCGTTTGTTCCGATGCTTCTCTTCCTCTAGCACTGGTACAATATTATCGCGCCAGAACGGCACCATTGCGTGCTGTTCGTTCAATTGCTCCagcaaacattcgaaaaacgGATGGTTAATCCCCATTGTGTTTCCAACGCCAAACAGCAGCTCGGACAGAAACGCAAAATTGTTCTCATGGAGCAACTTTGTAACGCCAAAGTTGCGCTCGAAGTATTTGCTATTGATTAGTTTCTTGTGTGGTCCGATAGACAGTTGCAGTAGGAAGTGAACCGTATCTATCGTGTGATTTTCCTTCGGCACATTCAGCAACGGCTCAAAAACAGGCCAAAATACGGCGGAAAACATGGTTGCACTGAGCCGATTGGTAAGTTCATTCAAAAACGCATACACCAGCGGCGTGAGCAATACATGCATGGCTTTCTTCAGCGTTTTGATCACGGTTTGTAGCTCCATCTCCGATGCACTCTCGACCAGGCCTGATTTGATGATTGCTCCGCAAACGAGCACCTTGCCAATGCGTAGCTCAAGTCGAGTTGTTTGCTTCTCCTTCTTTTCGCCTTCCACTTCGGTTAGTTCCGATTTGACCAAATTGAACAGTTCCGTAACGCTGGGACACACGTCGTCTTTGCTCTTAAGCTGCTCCAACAGTCCGACCAGTGCTGTAAAGAACCCAACACGTGAAGCATTTTGCTTGGAACCAACGCCACGAATCAAACGTTTCAGTGCATACGCAGTTTCAGCCATTTTCTACAAgtaaaagataaaaacaacacacggaTCAGAGATGAGAGAAGACGGAAGACACCATAAGGAATGCAAGCTATCCCAGCAGCGGGCAATAACTTACCGGAGCAACCGTTTCCTCGGCTACATCACTGTTGCCGTTCTGCGGCTTGTTTGTTCGTTCCTTGCATAGGAAGTCGATCAAACCGCATGCCCCGTTCACTCGCACTCCGTCATCTTCGCTGATTAACCGCTTGAAGTAACCAAACACGGTTTTGTCCATCAGCATGCCAGCCTTACGGCCGGGTTGCTCCTTCATCGTTGCCACTTccacgaaacacacacaagttCGATTTTGTCACTGTGCCACACGGGATTCAATGGTCGATGATTTTAACAcggacaaaacggaaaaattaTACAATATTAGCAAGAACGATACACACCGGGCATTCGTCGACAGTAAAGAAAACCATGTGCTAGCCtgaacagttttttttcccacgAACTGTCAGTTTTCACTCATTTCGGAAACAATAATCGAAATTTCGAACAACCTCGGCAACACACATGCACTCACACATGCACGACATTTGACAACGTGCAAAGGGATATTTTTGCATCGAATAGTGCCGCATGGAGGGATATTTATGCTCGTCCGGTACAGGGTGGTTGATGGGTTGGATTTTACAAATCATCAATAAATTACTAATAATAGTCTAGCCATTTATATCGCACTACACAAAAGCTGTGTTTTAGTTAACAGTGTtttgtattaatttaaatattctaaGCAAATGTATTGTACAAAGTTGCGCAGAAGTAACCTAATCATTCGTTTGAGTTCGCCACTTGTTCGTATAGTTGTTTCAACGATATACAATTTCTTTAATTCGCGTTTACTAAATGCCTTGCTTTTTAACGTACTTTAATATGTCAAAGGTATCGATTGCACATTTTCGTAgccaataaaaattaaaacgaacTCCGTAAAATGATCGACCGTGGTGCGGCAGACCGCAGTTTGACACACGTCAAACGACGGCGAAAACGGACGGGAATTTTCTATACTCGCGACACCACGCGCCTGCCTTAATCGCAAATATAATATGGCAGGCAGAGGTACACACGATAATAATAGGTAAATGAAACGAGCACTTTTTCACAGTTCCAATCATCAGATTTGTGTGCGAAGGATCGCAACTTGCAGCTAAACGTTGTGGCCATGCGTTGCAGAAGAAATGTTGTTTCGTGGCTAGTCGCGGTCAGCGTGGCAAGTGAAGCTAGTCGGAACACCGACCGACCGCTTTCTTCACACAAGCAAACTCGTGGTGGAGCTGTCTGCCTACTCGAGCCCCCGGGAAGGGTTGTGCCAGTGGGCGAGTGTGGTATGGTATGGTGCTGTAATTGCTGACGAAAAGCCGGATGGAGCGGTAATGATACAAGTTTAAGTGTCCAAGGATTGTATCGGGAGATAGTGCCGTGTCGGTGTAGCAACGCAAATCCCATCACTATCCGTATCCTTTAACCCTAATCCGTTCCTGCAcgcgaatgttttgtttgtgtgattttgGGCAAGGCAACTATACATGCGCACACAAAcgtgcacatacacacgcatatATGTATAGACATGCCGCGTGATAGTCCTGGAAAAAGTGGAAGCTGCCACGGATGCGTTGGTAAATACCGGTTCCGTTCCGGGTTACGGCAAGACCAATGAGCAACGATTGTCAAAAAGGCTGCTAATGTACCCGTCGTACCAGCCGGAAGTCAATACGGTGCggctaaaaacaaaatattttactgaCTATAAATAGCAATCATCATGGTCATCATGCCGGGTATCACAGAGTTGCACACCAATACCAGTGAAGTAACAGGACGCCGAAACAATATTTTCCGAATTTACCTAGTACTCTGGGTGGCCTTTCGAACCGGTTGGTCTATCACACGTACTAGTTTTTGCTACAGGCATGGAGTGGGtttttttgaacatttttcaacAGGCTCTAACATTAATTCCCTATTGTCTTGTTTTTGATTTCATCGTCCCTACACAGATATGGAGAGCGGCCCCGTAAACCGCTACCGACGGAACCACCGTTCCTTGCGTACGTTGGTAACCTTCCGAATGGCATCGTGCAGGGTGATATTAACTCCATCTTCAAAGAATATGCGGTAAAGAGCGTGCGTCTTGTGAAGGACAAGGAAACGGATGCATTCAAAGGATTTTGCTATGTCGAGTTCGATACACTGGAAGATCTGGAAAAGGTGCTCATGCTGGACCGTATGATTGTGCTGAACGAACGACCGGAACCGTTGCGGATTGATGTGGCcgagcagaagaaaaatgatcGGTAAGTGTGTGTTAGATAGGgcaaataatttcaataaatcaTATCACCCGATTACGTCACACAACGTAACGAAACATTAGCGACATAGGATCTGTAATCGATATCATTTTAATCTGTAGCAAAAGAGCGGTTGATAACACATGTGTCGCGTATGCCACATGTGCTTAATACACTACAACTGCTAgctgttatttatttgcacaaTCTGCACTTGTTTCATTCTCAATCGAATGTACGAATCCAATGTTTTATGGATAGCCGATCTTTTTTTTGAATTACACTGTTATTGaataaacgtttttttttctttttcaacacTAGCGGCGGATTTAATAGACGAGGTGGCCAACAGAATCGTGGAGGTCCAGGTGGAcctggcggcggtggtggcggcggctaCAACCGGGGCGGACCCAATCAGATGAATAATCGACCGATCagcagtggtggtggcggtggcggaggTGGTGGTAGCGGTAGTGGTGGTATGGATAGACATTATGGTAACGATTACTCCCGAAACGATTACGATAGAAACCGCGGTGGACGTCCGAATAACTACAATGGTAAAGATCGCACGTATCAGTGTTGTGTGCTGATCGTATTATATCTTGTACTCTTTGCTGTTGTTCTCCGTAGACATTGCAGTCCTCTTTTTCTGCATGATTTTAGTAGCTTTGTGTAGTCGTCTGTCGCTTCGCAGCATTGTACGAATCTAGCAAGACCGGAAAATAGGAACAACTAATCGTATCGTAAAGACTTTAACATTCAAAtccatgttttctttttccttttagtACTAGGTGCAATATACACTCCCTAATCATTTGGCGGCGTAGAAAAGCAAAcagctttttttgtgcaatttgGCAGTATATCCATTGAATGTATCTTTATCTATGCACCAATCTCTTCACGCGTGGTGCAacatataatttaattttgttaaatttcttTCTTAAATTTCTCCTTCGCAATCCATCTCTCTACATATTTATGCGAATGTGTTATTTGCACTGTTATTTATTCCAATCAGACAAATGCTTCCGTTAATTTGCCTGCTATTAAGAGAGGAAACGCCAAAAACCCCGCACAACGAATGATTTAGAGATGGCTGTACGGtagcacagaaaaaaaggaatttggATTAGTATATTCGTTGCACTGGTGATTTCTATATTTAATCCGTTTCTAATGCTTCtctcaaaacaaacaaacaaaatggtttgACTTGTGCGCATATagtaatgttttctttttgtaatgTGTCCATCAACAGACCGAGCACCAAACCGAGGGAGGTACGGGAACTTTGGTGATGAGCGTGATGGAGGTGGTCGAGACGAATGGAATCGTGATCTCGATCGGGATggacgtggtggtggtggtggtggtggtggccgcTACAATGATCGCGACAACTACGGTCGCGACGATGGCAATAGGTACGGCAATTTCGGTCGTAATAATCAATACCGCGACAATGATCGAAGAAAAGACGCACCACCGCACTACCCGCCTCCCTCCAACCCCAATCTCAACATGGAGGAACGGCCCCGACTGAAGCTGGCACCGCGGTCGACGAACGCGCCGCTGAACGCGCTGGCCGAAACGAAACAGGCGGCGGCCATCTTCGGCAATGCGCGACCACGCGAAGAAAAGCTCGGTACGGAAACTGCAGCACGGAAGCACGCCAATAGTGTTGGCAGCGAGGGTAGCAGTGCGGACGGTGGTGCCGGTGGCAGTGCGTCCTCCGCTACGGTGGCAGATAATTAAGAAACAATGCAACAATTATcgagaacacacaaaaactaatacacacacacatgcgcacTATCAAGATATGAGATATGCTGATTAGGTTGATAAAAAGTTGGCGGCTCCTATTGTGTATATGTTCACCTGCTCTTTACGCTCGGTAAATGCGAAAATGGAATGGCTTTTCCGGGTGCGATTTTCTTCTCTATCGCTAGTGTATACACTACACCTTTCTTTGGGTTCTATAGTACAGTAATAGTCAGTTACTCAAGACTTATCAAATGGGATCGTAACACTAGGACcatgaaagtaaaacaatgcGTCATGGTTAGTGGTCATACTGGTAAGCAGAAAGGCCAATTGATTAGTAACCGTTTGAGAGGTACCAACATAGGAAGAAAACACATCCTTCCCACTTAATCGGATTCCCACAATTTCCCTTCGGGGGAAGAAAGGAtcttattttgtgtgtgtgtgtttgtttgtttgttgtattttaggttttttttccttcttgtttCTAAGTATAGAAAAATTGACGCTTACCATACTTTGTTTTGGAACGCGTtatcaattttcatttgttcacTTCCTGTAATGTAAAGTTCCGGCTTTTGTACACTTCCTGATTGTTGTGTATGTATAAAATGTATtcctattactactactactc
The Anopheles moucheti chromosome 2, idAnoMoucSN_F20_07, whole genome shotgun sequence genome window above contains:
- the LOC128297839 gene encoding myb-binding protein 1A; the encoded protein is MKEQPGRKAGMLMDKTVFGYFKRLISEDDGVRVNGACGLIDFLCKERTNKPQNGNSDVAEETVAPKMAETAYALKRLIRGVGSKQNASRVGFFTALVGLLEQLKSKDDVCPSVTELFNLVKSELTEVEGEKKEKQTTRLELRIGKVLVCGAIIKSGLVESASEMELQTVIKTLKKAMHVLLTPLVYAFLNELTNRLSATMFSAVFWPVFEPLLNVPKENHTIDTVHFLLQLSIGPHKKLINSKYFERNFGVTKLLHENNFAFLSELLFGVGNTMGINHPFFECLLEQLNEQHAMVPFWRDNIVPVLEEEKHRNKRRLRDIIVLRTVISIFGRLEDYTLVPEILHPTFIKFLVNNLKNRSTHSEDVRGLYQEVCDALLTCYPKITDESVRLATFRLLMNAPGSIMIDKYANCKLLHNLLITLSTDSLRTIAGELQAFMLDETTSTNGERSYAAQFLQRIFSLRQLVPTANDKEPTDSWHQDVVRFFLTLGVFYSKDGVNVLKGAKHNEAISSELATTMRGMFFHSLEHHHTKLSNERAFLLATVRYMDDVLRMHGIKSLRSPLTDEQMNCWHKMFATVASEPSNKLQSKKPSSTRGGDTQCEIVFHILLMHMGLHLFNDPEVACSSINELECVMKRIDEKMKQRQKSNGEAKGENSKKRKSVQHTTIELEPAEPEWIEVVVDLFLNLLSQNSHLLRKVIGHLFPHLSGEITLPALNQILSVINLKDKSNPLTMNGEDENESDTEEVIEEEKDSASESGEESDAACNDDNKKVVDNNEVEEEEEDDDDELMGDEEEEENISDTMRQAIQTALGGANPETDTESVDLDELDEEQGRRMDEALAAAFRAFRKSKPSRKRKGPTKAEKQMDTVLTHFRMRVLDLIDAYLKHEPDMLLCLELMLYIFEMLPVGLREESKYGVILNRYRHIFTTLIHIKKFKRDAESVRIDQLVQIVHDLIEKVAKGVAFPERNQYLLKACQFVVICSQVLTKDASDEPNGVDKMFGELLAEFITNRNPSLAFGVFQSLFRMQWCGVWHLVDKLVNSGLKISSVRAIRRIQSLQLLREFLRNRRLINSDQPRSAAALRTISDDALVPYVSELEAAVTGGDRSIGQNEFYELLLVLNELQSLSSVGSNSKKANKKHQLLHWDKIGAHVQSMRLFAINSQTMTTYRQFCHRLHLTPISNEGLPAVKEKGSIGVTVETATDVVTAKKGGAKKRKSILKETANGEEAADTAPLMNGQGMNGNSEEEEGQHVLMESKQSGKRKRKHSVNTSATNGHSTNGGSVLVEQNGGDEQEVVDATNASEGGEIPRKRKKDKKQNGDTEVVSSKKQKRLLKEARLQAASEGMEGISFARAKVFE
- the LOC128309764 gene encoding eukaryotic translation initiation factor 4H-like isoform X2: MAGRGTHDNNRYGERPRKPLPTEPPFLAYVGNLPNGIVQGDINSIFKEYAVKSVRLVKDKETDAFKGFCYVEFDTLEDLEKVLMLDRMIVLNERPEPLRIDVAEQKKNDRGGFNRRGGQQNRGGPGGPGGGGGGGYNRGGPNQMNNRPISSGGGGGGGGGSGSGDRAPNRGRYGNFGDERDGGGRDEWNRDLDRDGRGGGGGGGGRYNDRDNYGRDDGNRYGNFGRNNQYRDNDRRKDAPPHYPPPSNPNLNMEERPRLKLAPRSTNAPLNALAETKQAAAIFGNARPREEKLGTETAARKHANSVGSEGSSADGGAGGSASSATVADN
- the LOC128309764 gene encoding eukaryotic translation initiation factor 4H-like isoform X1; translation: MAGRGTHDNNRYGERPRKPLPTEPPFLAYVGNLPNGIVQGDINSIFKEYAVKSVRLVKDKETDAFKGFCYVEFDTLEDLEKVLMLDRMIVLNERPEPLRIDVAEQKKNDRGGFNRRGGQQNRGGPGGPGGGGGGGYNRGGPNQMNNRPISSGGGGGGGGGSGSGGMDRHYGNDYSRNDYDRNRGGRPNNYNDRAPNRGRYGNFGDERDGGGRDEWNRDLDRDGRGGGGGGGGRYNDRDNYGRDDGNRYGNFGRNNQYRDNDRRKDAPPHYPPPSNPNLNMEERPRLKLAPRSTNAPLNALAETKQAAAIFGNARPREEKLGTETAARKHANSVGSEGSSADGGAGGSASSATVADN